A genomic stretch from Candidatus Vicinibacter proximus includes:
- a CDS encoding thioredoxin family protein, translating into MRLSLSLMFLLNYCMISYAQILNPVHWTTETKKVSDKEYELIFKAKLDKGWAIYSQTSDPEAASPTEVTFTNGAHFEVLGKTQEIGKKKEGPEPLFENKIVSKYYDHVDFVQKVKIKDPSKPIKASVYYMSCDSEQCIPPTPKEFVFNLEGTTASTDESPAGIAPVAVTMNGQSGSNEIYDPVKVVARIKKLNETSYQIELDVKIDQGWFIYSNKIGDEGPIPSSIDWEAATSYKKSGDLQETSEHQIKGFDDIFEMELIKYKEHVVFSQNIEISDPAQAIKGVFTYQTCDATKCLPPKSLGFEIDPKNVKIMLEGAGSSTGSIIDGNNIDQTIPSIASTLANPVGNCGEERVRGTNYFWTLLFGFLGGLLALLTPCVFPMIPLTVSFFTKGSKDRKSGVKNGLIYGLSIIVIYVAIGLLITAIFGATALNELSTNWIANVLFFIIFVIFAFSFFGYFEITLPSSWSNKTDSMADKGGLIGTFFMAFTLAIVSFSCTGPIIGSAIVESAKDPVGPAIVMFGFSLALALPFGLFAAFPAWLNSLPKSGSWMSSVKVVLGFLELALALKFLSVADMTKHWGILGYEIFMGLWVLIFALMTIYLFGFIKFPHDSPVKKLGPVRWAFALGALFLTFYLGSGFRYVPEYSSYHSLSMMSGLAPPSTYNYFLPPPVINSDIKSKYPSYTKCANNIDCFKDYHEGLAYAKETGKPLFVDFTGYGCVNCRKTEEHIWVNDKIRKKLIEDFVLVSLYVDDRAPLDAQLVSSVTKNPIRNIGNKWADFQIVNFNQNSQPLYVMMSPDEKILAKPRGYREGVESYNQFLDCGLEAFRNEQGKVGAH; encoded by the coding sequence AAAAAAGTAAGCGACAAAGAATACGAACTTATTTTTAAAGCCAAACTGGACAAAGGCTGGGCCATTTATAGCCAAACCTCTGATCCGGAAGCAGCATCCCCTACAGAGGTAACTTTTACCAATGGTGCCCATTTTGAAGTTTTGGGGAAAACCCAGGAAATTGGAAAAAAGAAAGAAGGCCCTGAACCTTTGTTCGAAAATAAAATTGTCAGCAAATATTACGACCATGTAGATTTTGTGCAGAAGGTAAAAATCAAAGATCCCTCTAAGCCTATTAAGGCATCTGTTTATTACATGAGTTGTGACAGCGAACAATGTATTCCCCCCACTCCAAAAGAATTTGTTTTTAATCTGGAAGGCACCACTGCTTCAACGGATGAAAGCCCAGCAGGCATTGCACCAGTGGCCGTTACAATGAATGGACAAAGCGGTTCCAACGAAATATATGACCCGGTAAAAGTAGTAGCCAGGATAAAAAAGTTAAATGAGACATCTTACCAAATTGAATTGGATGTAAAAATTGACCAGGGTTGGTTCATTTATTCCAATAAAATCGGTGATGAGGGACCTATTCCTTCATCCATTGACTGGGAGGCCGCAACATCTTATAAAAAATCAGGAGATCTTCAAGAAACAAGTGAGCACCAGATTAAAGGATTTGATGACATCTTTGAAATGGAATTGATCAAATACAAGGAACATGTTGTCTTTTCTCAAAATATTGAAATAAGTGATCCTGCACAGGCCATTAAGGGAGTATTCACATACCAGACTTGTGATGCAACCAAGTGTCTGCCACCTAAAAGTTTAGGATTTGAAATAGATCCGAAGAATGTAAAAATTATGCTTGAAGGTGCCGGAAGTTCTACCGGATCCATAATTGACGGAAACAATATAGATCAGACCATTCCAAGCATTGCAAGTACTTTAGCTAATCCAGTCGGCAATTGCGGCGAAGAAAGGGTAAGAGGCACAAATTATTTCTGGACATTGTTATTTGGATTTCTGGGGGGCTTGCTTGCTTTGCTTACTCCATGTGTTTTTCCAATGATTCCATTGACCGTTTCCTTTTTCACAAAAGGTAGCAAGGATCGTAAATCAGGTGTAAAGAATGGATTAATTTATGGATTAAGCATCATTGTAATTTATGTAGCCATAGGATTATTAATTACCGCAATTTTTGGCGCTACGGCACTAAATGAATTATCCACCAACTGGATTGCCAACGTATTATTTTTTATCATTTTTGTGATTTTTGCATTTTCATTTTTTGGTTATTTCGAAATCACGCTACCCAGCAGTTGGTCAAACAAAACAGATTCCATGGCGGACAAAGGTGGTTTGATCGGAACCTTTTTCATGGCATTTACTTTAGCCATTGTATCCTTTTCCTGCACAGGCCCTATTATTGGATCGGCTATTGTTGAATCTGCAAAAGACCCTGTGGGTCCTGCCATAGTCATGTTTGGCTTTTCGCTTGCCCTTGCTTTGCCATTTGGTTTATTTGCTGCATTCCCTGCCTGGTTGAACAGTCTTCCTAAGTCCGGATCCTGGATGTCCAGTGTAAAAGTTGTACTGGGATTTCTTGAGTTGGCTCTGGCCTTAAAATTTTTATCTGTCGCAGACATGACTAAACATTGGGGAATATTGGGTTATGAGATTTTTATGGGTTTATGGGTATTGATATTTGCACTGATGACCATTTATCTATTTGGTTTTATAAAATTTCCACACGATAGTCCGGTGAAAAAACTGGGACCTGTAAGATGGGCTTTTGCACTTGGTGCTTTGTTTCTTACATTTTACCTTGGCAGCGGTTTTAGATACGTTCCGGAGTATAGTTCTTACCATTCTTTGTCTATGATGAGCGGTCTTGCACCTCCATCCACATACAATTATTTTTTACCTCCACCAGTAATCAACTCAGACATTAAATCGAAATATCCTTCTTACACCAAATGTGCAAACAATATTGATTGTTTTAAGGATTACCATGAAGGCCTTGCCTATGCTAAAGAAACCGGCAAACCCCTTTTTGTGGATTTTACCGGTTATGGCTGTGTCAATTGTCGCAAGACTGAAGAACACATTTGGGTGAATGACAAGATTCGTAAGAAGTTGATTGAAGATTTTGTTTTGGTCTCTTTATATGTTGACGACAGAGCTCCGTTGGACGCTCAATTGGTTTCTTCTGTTACCAAGAATCCAATCCGCAACATTGGCAACAAATGGGCAGATTTTCAAATCGTAAACTTTAATCAAAATTCACAACCGCTATATGTGATGATGAGTCCTGATGAAAAAATTTTAGCCAAGCCAAGAGGATACCGAGAAGGAGTAGAATCATATAATCAATTTCTGGACTGCGGCCTTGAAGCTTTTAGAAATGAACAAGGCAAAGTAGGGGCGCATTAA